From a single Oreochromis niloticus isolate F11D_XX linkage group LG3, O_niloticus_UMD_NMBU, whole genome shotgun sequence genomic region:
- the LOC109195714 gene encoding perilipin-2: MQVIESRTLTLARSLTQQLQTTCLVLVSSLQGLPNHIQQEALSLGHSASQVYANFSKAKALGDLPDTVLTSSRVQLSKMKESLDNVMDYLINNTPLNWLVGPFYPRMAPEPTPIPASEDSSTYATSSSSSSTQGQREEPMEVEMESL, encoded by the coding sequence ATGCAGGTAATTGAGTCCCGCACCTTGACCCTAGCGCGTTCCCTCACCCAGCAGCTCCAGACCACCTGCCTTGTCCTCGTCTCCAGCCTGCAGGGTCTCCCCAACCACATCCAGCAGGAGGCGCTGTCTCTCGGCCACTCGGCCTCACAGGTGTACGCCAACTTCAGCAAAGCTAAAGCGCTGGGAGACCTGCCAGACACCGTGTTGACCAGCAGCAGAGTTCAGCTGAGCAAAATGAAAGAGTCCCTGGACAACGTCATGGATTATCTGATCAACAACACGCCACTCAACTGGCTGGTGGGACCTTTCTATCCACGGATGGCTCCCGAGCCCACTCCCATACCGGCCTCTGAAGACAGCAGCACCTACGCCACATCCTCCAGCTCTTCTTCTACACAGGGACAGAGGGAGGAGCCCATGGAGGTGGAGATGGAATCCCTGTAG
- the LOC102078792 gene encoding borealin-2 isoform X1 yields the protein MAPRRTKNTTSVQSKEELSREMRRSKLALFIQQFEKEAQERVNELEAKMENTLATIEKVFKVELMKMPPSLQNTLIGDLITEEEFLASEESIASKNEFGEIPQPLKKITSKTAKSTDSPDQSAPAHRVSSKASKGVKETKRTRTLVCSNSTGNLIRPSSVITKRTRRLASCKTNDPSPLSQSRLKLRSVVSAGDLHCSTAGSTAHITVTTAQGLMMSFSEETKDDINWDMLDDVARCQIKKLSSLIDYLSQRSGCDR from the exons atggcGCCGAGGcggacaaaaaacacaacaagcgTGCAGAGTAAAGAAGAGCTGAGCCGGGAAATGCGGCGCAGCAAGCTGGCGCTCTTCATCCAACAGTTTGAGAAAGAAG CCCAAGAACGCGTGAACGAGCTGGAGGCCAAAATGGAGAACACGCTGGCCACAATTGAAAAAGTATTCAAAGTGGAGCTGATGAAGATGCCTCCTTCTCTTCAAAACACCCTCATAGGGGATTTAATAACCG AGGAGGAATTCTTAGCCAGCGAGGAATCAATAGCCAGTAAG AATGAGTTTGGAGAGATACCCCAGCCCCTCAAAAAGATAACCAGTAAAACAG CTAAATCCACTGATTCACCAGATCAGTCTGCCCCAGCCCACAGGGTCTCATCCAAAGCCTCAAAG ggAGTGAAGGAGACTAAAAGGACGAGGACATTAGTTTGTAGTAACAGCACTGGAAATCTCAT CAGACCCTCCTCAGTCATAACCAAGAGAACTCGCCGCTTGGCAAGTTGCAAGACCAACGACCCGTCCCCGCTGAGCCAGTCCAGACTTAAACTCAG GTCTGTGGTCTCTGCTGGTGATCTGCACTGTTCTACAGCAGGCTCTACTGCACATATCACTGTAACCACAGCACAGGGACTG ATGATGAGCTTTTCTGAAGAGACTAAAGATGACATTAACTGGGACATGCTGGATGATGTGGCGCGGTGCCAGATTAAGAAGCTCTCG AGTCTGATAGATTATCTGTCACAGCGGAGTGGCTGTGACAGATGA
- the LOC102078792 gene encoding borealin-2 isoform X2, with translation MAPRRTKNTTSVQSKEELSREMRRSKLALFIQQFEKEAQERVNELEAKMENTLATIEKVFKVELMKMPPSLQNTLIGDLITEEEFLASEESIASKNEFGEIPQPLKKITSKTAKSTDSPDQSAPAHRVSSKASKGVKETKRTRTLVCSNSTGNLIPSSVITKRTRRLASCKTNDPSPLSQSRLKLRSVVSAGDLHCSTAGSTAHITVTTAQGLMMSFSEETKDDINWDMLDDVARCQIKKLSSLIDYLSQRSGCDR, from the exons atggcGCCGAGGcggacaaaaaacacaacaagcgTGCAGAGTAAAGAAGAGCTGAGCCGGGAAATGCGGCGCAGCAAGCTGGCGCTCTTCATCCAACAGTTTGAGAAAGAAG CCCAAGAACGCGTGAACGAGCTGGAGGCCAAAATGGAGAACACGCTGGCCACAATTGAAAAAGTATTCAAAGTGGAGCTGATGAAGATGCCTCCTTCTCTTCAAAACACCCTCATAGGGGATTTAATAACCG AGGAGGAATTCTTAGCCAGCGAGGAATCAATAGCCAGTAAG AATGAGTTTGGAGAGATACCCCAGCCCCTCAAAAAGATAACCAGTAAAACAG CTAAATCCACTGATTCACCAGATCAGTCTGCCCCAGCCCACAGGGTCTCATCCAAAGCCTCAAAG ggAGTGAAGGAGACTAAAAGGACGAGGACATTAGTTTGTAGTAACAGCACTGGAAATCTCAT ACCCTCCTCAGTCATAACCAAGAGAACTCGCCGCTTGGCAAGTTGCAAGACCAACGACCCGTCCCCGCTGAGCCAGTCCAGACTTAAACTCAG GTCTGTGGTCTCTGCTGGTGATCTGCACTGTTCTACAGCAGGCTCTACTGCACATATCACTGTAACCACAGCACAGGGACTG ATGATGAGCTTTTCTGAAGAGACTAAAGATGACATTAACTGGGACATGCTGGATGATGTGGCGCGGTGCCAGATTAAGAAGCTCTCG AGTCTGATAGATTATCTGTCACAGCGGAGTGGCTGTGACAGATGA
- the LOC102078792 gene encoding borealin-2 isoform X3 produces MAPRRTKNTTSVQSKEELSREMRRSKLALFIQQFEKEAQERVNELEAKMENTLATIEKVFKVELMKMPPSLQNTLIGDLITEEEFLASEESIASKNEFGEIPQPLKKITSKTAKSTDSPDQSAPAHRVSSKASKGVKETKRTRTLVCSNSTGNLIRPSSVITKRTRRLASCKTNDPSPLSQSRLKLR; encoded by the exons atggcGCCGAGGcggacaaaaaacacaacaagcgTGCAGAGTAAAGAAGAGCTGAGCCGGGAAATGCGGCGCAGCAAGCTGGCGCTCTTCATCCAACAGTTTGAGAAAGAAG CCCAAGAACGCGTGAACGAGCTGGAGGCCAAAATGGAGAACACGCTGGCCACAATTGAAAAAGTATTCAAAGTGGAGCTGATGAAGATGCCTCCTTCTCTTCAAAACACCCTCATAGGGGATTTAATAACCG AGGAGGAATTCTTAGCCAGCGAGGAATCAATAGCCAGTAAG AATGAGTTTGGAGAGATACCCCAGCCCCTCAAAAAGATAACCAGTAAAACAG CTAAATCCACTGATTCACCAGATCAGTCTGCCCCAGCCCACAGGGTCTCATCCAAAGCCTCAAAG ggAGTGAAGGAGACTAAAAGGACGAGGACATTAGTTTGTAGTAACAGCACTGGAAATCTCAT CAGACCCTCCTCAGTCATAACCAAGAGAACTCGCCGCTTGGCAAGTTGCAAGACCAACGACCCGTCCCCGCTGAGCCAGTCCAGACTTAAACTCAG ATGA